The proteins below are encoded in one region of Peribacillus muralis:
- a CDS encoding amylo-alpha-1,6-glucosidase: MEYRVIKENDLFLLTDESGNITEKHQYGLGLYAKDTRFLNKLNIKINGEDPILLSSKADENYMATILLTNPHMENDEEVILWRESIEILRKRFINDGVLYEALTLKNYSPKRISFSITVEVDADFTDMFIVRGFQTGKVGKRTGQMVNDQSLIFTYQGSDNLSRETYISWDREPAKVTETGEITFDFTLEHAQEEEVALTIRPQIAGENESEILPMTEAFHELRASYKQWNSSTTKVKTDHETLQRLITRGLSDIRVLLSDVGYGPFPVAGLPWYGVLFGRDSLITALQMLPFNPEVAKGTLRTLAVYQGKENHPWRDEQPGKIMHEIRYGELANTNQIPFTPYYGTVDATPLFIILLTEYVKWTGDFTLLNDLQPNLDAAFTWINEYGDRDGDSFVEYHQESSKGIANQGWKDSADAVVHRNGEFAKSPIALAEVQGYVYQAKMGMASLYQAVHKHSEAKLLIEEAALLKEKFNEQFWMDDLSFYAIALDQNKEKVGTITTNPGHVLLSEMLDEDKADKVATMLLSDKMFSGYGIRTMGEDEAAYNPISYHDGSIWPHDNSLIILGLSKTGKQQEANKVMQGLMQAAEHFEYDRLPELFCGYSSELGKPVKYPVACSPQAWAAATPLTFIQSLLQLFPDSPSEEIHLNPCLLDNMNELNVQGIRIGKGILSITVKREGAQTIVSIDENTTGYKVVSSSGLQRSNR; this comes from the coding sequence GTGGAATACCGTGTAATCAAGGAAAATGATTTGTTTTTGTTAACAGATGAAAGTGGAAATATCACGGAAAAACACCAGTATGGGCTAGGTCTTTATGCAAAGGACACGAGATTTTTAAATAAACTCAATATTAAAATTAATGGGGAAGATCCAATTCTATTGTCTTCCAAAGCCGATGAAAATTATATGGCAACGATCTTACTTACAAATCCTCATATGGAAAATGATGAAGAAGTCATTTTATGGAGAGAATCGATAGAAATCCTGAGAAAGCGTTTCATTAACGATGGAGTTTTATATGAGGCACTTACGTTAAAAAATTACTCCCCGAAGCGTATTTCATTCTCAATCACGGTTGAGGTGGATGCTGATTTTACGGACATGTTCATTGTTCGTGGTTTCCAAACGGGAAAAGTCGGAAAACGAACTGGACAAATGGTTAATGATCAGTCTTTGATTTTTACCTATCAAGGTTCTGATAATCTTTCCCGAGAAACTTATATCTCTTGGGACAGAGAACCCGCTAAGGTAACGGAGACAGGTGAAATTACATTCGATTTCACATTAGAGCATGCACAAGAAGAGGAGGTCGCGCTAACGATACGACCTCAAATCGCAGGAGAGAATGAAAGCGAAATACTCCCCATGACGGAGGCATTTCACGAATTAAGAGCATCCTACAAACAATGGAATAGCAGTACGACAAAAGTAAAAACTGACCACGAAACGCTCCAACGGTTAATTACCAGAGGGTTAAGTGATATCCGTGTTTTACTTTCCGATGTGGGATATGGTCCCTTTCCTGTAGCTGGCTTACCTTGGTATGGAGTTCTGTTCGGACGCGATAGTTTAATCACAGCCTTGCAGATGCTTCCATTCAATCCAGAAGTAGCCAAAGGGACATTAAGGACTTTGGCTGTCTATCAAGGAAAAGAAAACCATCCATGGCGTGATGAGCAGCCAGGGAAAATCATGCATGAAATCCGTTATGGTGAGTTGGCCAATACAAATCAAATTCCGTTTACTCCCTATTACGGTACAGTTGATGCAACCCCTTTATTTATCATATTACTAACGGAATATGTAAAATGGACAGGCGATTTTACGTTACTTAATGACCTGCAGCCTAACCTTGATGCAGCATTTACATGGATTAATGAATACGGTGATAGAGATGGAGATTCATTTGTCGAATATCATCAAGAATCGAGTAAGGGAATTGCCAATCAAGGTTGGAAAGATTCCGCTGACGCTGTTGTTCATAGAAACGGAGAATTTGCAAAAAGTCCTATCGCCCTTGCAGAAGTCCAGGGTTATGTATATCAAGCGAAAATGGGCATGGCTTCATTGTATCAAGCGGTCCATAAACACTCGGAAGCTAAATTGTTAATAGAGGAAGCAGCTCTACTGAAGGAAAAATTTAATGAGCAGTTCTGGATGGATGATCTTTCTTTTTACGCAATAGCCTTAGATCAAAACAAAGAAAAGGTAGGTACCATCACAACAAACCCAGGTCATGTTTTATTATCGGAGATGCTGGATGAGGATAAAGCAGATAAGGTAGCGACCATGCTGTTATCAGATAAAATGTTTTCTGGCTATGGCATACGCACCATGGGGGAAGATGAGGCTGCTTATAATCCTATTAGTTATCATGATGGAAGCATTTGGCCTCATGATAACAGTCTCATAATCCTCGGATTAAGTAAAACGGGGAAACAACAAGAAGCAAATAAAGTGATGCAAGGATTAATGCAAGCGGCGGAACATTTTGAATATGATCGACTGCCTGAATTATTTTGCGGGTATTCATCTGAGCTTGGTAAACCCGTGAAATATCCAGTTGCCTGTTCACCCCAGGCTTGGGCTGCTGCAACACCATTAACATTCATCCAGTCGTTACTTCAACTATTTCCTGACAGCCCATCTGAAGAAATCCACTTAAATCCTTGCCTACTGGATAATATGAATGAACTGAACGTGCAAGGAATCCGCATTGGTAAAGGTATTCTCTCTATTACAGTAAAAAGGGAAGGTGCACAAACCATTGTCTCCATCGATGAAAATACTACAGGTTACAAAGTTGTTTCTTCTTCAGGATTACAACGAAGCAACCGTTGA
- a CDS encoding ROK family protein yields MSNYLAFDIGGTEIKYGLLTESGDILEKGIFTTVRNSGEAILQAILAKVSLFPSLGGIALSAPGFVNNETGFIELGGAIKDFDGFNIKNYLEEVTKLPVTVENDVNCVALAEKWKGKAKDHQHFLCMTVGTGVGGAIFINDQLYRGVSFGAGEFGYMITHGAKSGAALKNTLSWNGSITGIRERYAARKGLQAADLTGLNIFQAYEAGDSIALLEVERFYDSLAIGIHNLYFLFNPSKILIGGAVSVREELIPELRRRVTSLNGYIKGDCIEACEWNNDAGMIGALYHHHQTYVQEGRNSHGRDGSGSVSDYQ; encoded by the coding sequence ATGTCCAACTACTTAGCCTTTGACATAGGGGGAACGGAAATAAAATACGGCTTATTGACGGAATCCGGGGACATATTGGAAAAAGGGATATTCACAACGGTTCGTAACAGCGGGGAAGCCATCCTTCAAGCTATCTTGGCTAAGGTTTCCCTTTTTCCAAGCTTGGGTGGGATCGCCCTCAGCGCCCCCGGGTTTGTAAATAATGAGACTGGGTTTATCGAATTGGGAGGAGCCATCAAGGATTTTGATGGCTTCAATATTAAGAATTATTTGGAAGAAGTGACGAAGCTTCCAGTCACAGTCGAAAATGATGTGAATTGTGTCGCTCTTGCTGAGAAATGGAAAGGCAAAGCAAAGGATCATCAGCACTTTCTCTGCATGACAGTGGGTACCGGTGTTGGTGGAGCGATTTTCATTAATGACCAATTATACCGTGGTGTTTCATTTGGGGCCGGTGAATTTGGTTATATGATCACCCACGGTGCCAAAAGTGGAGCAGCTTTAAAGAATACATTGAGCTGGAATGGTTCCATTACAGGCATAAGGGAGCGTTATGCCGCACGAAAGGGGCTTCAGGCAGCCGATTTGACAGGCCTGAATATTTTCCAAGCCTATGAAGCTGGAGATTCTATCGCTCTTTTAGAAGTTGAACGATTTTATGATAGTCTTGCAATCGGAATACATAATTTGTATTTCCTCTTTAATCCAAGCAAAATCTTGATTGGCGGAGCCGTAAGCGTAAGGGAAGAACTGATTCCTGAGCTCAGAAGGCGGGTCACATCGTTAAATGGATATATAAAGGGCGATTGCATTGAAGCATGTGAATGGAACAATGATGCAGGCATGATCGGTGCCCTGTATCACCATCACCAAACATACGTGCAGGAAGGAAGGAATAGTCATGGAAGGGATGGAAGCGGTAGCGTTTCAGATTATCAGTAA
- a CDS encoding MurR/RpiR family transcriptional regulator, with protein MFTREAIASFNELECSLYGYITKNAEKVAYMRIRELADENHVSTSTVLRFCRKVDCAGYSEFKVKLKMYMSEKQHIKLKSTQHSLSEFVERTLKGSFESYIQETARLIAQAESVIFLGIGSSGIMAEYGSRYVSSLGKSSLYIKDPFFPIQSKDSSNSVTIALSVSGETAEIIDLIKCLKEVGSTIVSITNNKVSTIARISDLNIAYFVTEEYSGKSNITTQIPVVYLLEAIAKELYK; from the coding sequence ATGTTTACTAGAGAAGCCATTGCATCTTTTAATGAATTGGAATGCTCCTTATACGGTTATATAACGAAAAATGCCGAGAAGGTGGCTTATATGAGGATTAGGGAGCTTGCGGATGAAAACCATGTTTCCACTTCCACTGTTCTGCGTTTTTGCAGGAAGGTCGATTGCGCCGGTTATTCGGAATTCAAAGTGAAGCTTAAAATGTATATGAGTGAAAAGCAGCACATCAAGCTTAAGAGTACCCAGCATTCTTTATCCGAGTTTGTGGAAAGGACGTTAAAGGGAAGCTTCGAATCATATATCCAAGAAACGGCAAGATTGATAGCCCAGGCAGAAAGCGTCATTTTTTTGGGCATCGGCAGCTCTGGCATCATGGCCGAATATGGGTCACGCTACGTTTCGAGCCTTGGGAAATCATCCTTGTATATTAAGGATCCTTTCTTCCCGATCCAATCGAAGGATTCCAGCAATAGTGTGACGATTGCCTTGAGCGTATCTGGAGAAACAGCGGAAATCATTGATCTTATCAAATGTTTAAAAGAAGTGGGAAGCACCATTGTCAGCATAACGAATAACAAGGTCAGCACGATTGCAAGGATTTCCGATTTGAATATAGCTTATTTCGTTACGGAGGAATATAGCGGCAAATCGAATATAACGACGCAAATACCGGTAGTGTATCTATTGGAGGCAATTGCAAAAGAACTTTATAAATGA
- a CDS encoding glycoside hydrolase family 1 protein, producing the protein MIHKKKRPFPDDFLWGSASAAYQVEGGWKADGKGPSVWDVYTKMAGTTYEGTNGDVAVDHYHRYREDIALMAEMGLKTYRFSVAWSRIYPEGKGKVNEAGLNYYDDLINELLKHGIEPILTVYHWDVPQALMEEYGAWESREIIHDFNEYCITLFKRFGERVKYWVTLNEQNVFIGLGYRTGLHPPGVKDPKRMYEANHIANLANAKAIQSFRRFVPDGKIGPSFAYGPTYPYTCEPDNILASENAEDLNNHWWLDVYCWGTYPKISMKFLEREDIAPTILEGDMELLAFGRPDFIGVNYYRTGTVEMNPLDGIEQGAMNTTGKKGTSEESGIPGLFKSKRNPHLDTTNWDWEIDPTGLRIGLRRLTSRYGLPILITENGLGEYDTLLDGDIVNDDYRIHYLKSHILACQDAISDGVDLIGYCTWSFTDILSWLNGYKKRYGFVYVNRDEHSENDLRRIKKKSFYWYKELMETNGNNLQNIQSIKSKEE; encoded by the coding sequence ATGATTCATAAAAAGAAACGACCTTTTCCGGATGACTTTCTTTGGGGCTCTGCATCGGCGGCCTATCAAGTGGAAGGAGGATGGAAAGCGGATGGAAAAGGTCCTTCCGTCTGGGATGTTTACACGAAAATGGCTGGAACGACTTATGAAGGTACGAACGGGGATGTGGCGGTCGATCACTATCACCGATATCGGGAAGACATTGCTTTAATGGCAGAAATGGGCTTGAAAACATATCGCTTTTCCGTAGCCTGGAGCCGGATTTACCCGGAAGGTAAAGGGAAAGTCAATGAAGCGGGGTTAAACTATTACGATGACCTGATTAATGAACTATTAAAACACGGCATTGAACCGATTTTGACCGTCTATCATTGGGATGTTCCTCAAGCATTAATGGAGGAATACGGTGCCTGGGAGTCAAGGGAGATCATCCATGACTTCAACGAATATTGCATCACGTTGTTCAAACGCTTTGGGGAACGGGTCAAGTATTGGGTCACCTTGAACGAGCAGAATGTATTCATCGGATTAGGCTACCGGACAGGGCTGCATCCACCAGGAGTGAAAGATCCCAAAAGGATGTATGAAGCCAATCATATTGCTAACCTGGCAAATGCGAAAGCGATACAATCATTCAGAAGGTTCGTACCTGATGGCAAGATCGGCCCGAGTTTTGCCTATGGACCGACATACCCTTACACTTGCGAGCCGGATAATATCCTTGCCTCCGAAAATGCCGAGGATCTTAATAACCATTGGTGGCTGGACGTTTATTGCTGGGGGACCTATCCGAAGATTAGCATGAAATTTTTAGAGCGGGAGGATATCGCACCGACAATCCTGGAGGGAGATATGGAACTCCTTGCGTTTGGAAGGCCAGACTTCATCGGGGTCAATTACTATCGGACGGGAACCGTTGAAATGAACCCGCTTGATGGCATTGAACAGGGGGCCATGAACACGACGGGGAAGAAAGGAACTTCAGAGGAAAGCGGGATTCCCGGTCTTTTTAAATCGAAGCGAAATCCACACTTGGATACGACGAATTGGGATTGGGAAATCGATCCGACCGGCCTTCGCATCGGTCTTCGCAGGCTGACCAGCAGATATGGGCTTCCGATCCTCATCACGGAAAATGGGTTAGGTGAATATGACACGCTTCTCGATGGCGACATCGTGAATGATGATTATCGCATTCACTATTTAAAAAGTCACATCCTGGCCTGTCAGGATGCCATCAGTGACGGAGTCGATCTTATCGGGTATTGTACGTGGTCATTCACGGATATTTTAAGCTGGCTGAATGGGTACAAAAAACGCTATGGCTTTGTTTATGTGAACAGGGATGAGCATAGTGAAAACGATCTTCGACGGATAAAGAAGAAGAGTTTCTATTGGTATAAGGAATTGATGGAGACAAACGGAAATAATTTACAGAATATTCAATCTATTAAATCGAAGGAGGAGTGA
- a CDS encoding PTS sugar transporter subunit IIB, translated as MKRILLVCAAGMSTSLLVNKMNDAAKAKGIDIDIVALPISECSKAAEEVDVVLLGPQVRYQKAQVDSIVAGRVPVEVIEMRAYGTMNGSAILDRALKLIG; from the coding sequence ATGAAAAGAATACTATTGGTATGCGCCGCAGGCATGTCCACAAGCTTGCTGGTCAATAAAATGAATGATGCGGCGAAAGCAAAGGGCATCGACATCGATATTGTAGCCTTGCCCATTTCTGAATGTTCCAAAGCGGCGGAGGAAGTGGACGTCGTCTTATTGGGTCCCCAGGTCCGCTATCAAAAAGCGCAGGTGGATTCCATTGTAGCAGGGAGGGTGCCTGTAGAGGTCATAGAAATGAGAGCATATGGAACGATGAACGGAAGCGCAATCCTGGACCGGGCTTTAAAGCTCATTGGGTAA
- a CDS encoding DNA alkylation repair protein, whose translation MDFNTVMQELEALGKERTKKMYISNGAHEPLFGVATGAMKPLAKNIKINQRLAEELYATGNYDAMYFAGIIADPKAMNESDFNRWMDGAYFYMLSDYVVAVTLSESDLAQDVADKWISSGDDLRMSAGWSCYCWLLGNRQDDEFSDIKISNQVDLVKDLIHDSPERTKSSMNNFLCNVGISYLPLHEKAVDTAKKVGTVEVKRDKKKNSYLNAAESIEKEIQRGRLGFKRKYVRC comes from the coding sequence ATGGATTTCAATACGGTTATGCAGGAGCTAGAAGCACTCGGTAAGGAACGAACGAAAAAAATGTACATATCCAATGGTGCTCACGAGCCGCTTTTTGGTGTGGCAACCGGTGCCATGAAGCCACTTGCAAAGAATATAAAAATAAATCAACGTTTAGCTGAAGAGCTTTATGCCACAGGTAACTACGATGCGATGTACTTTGCAGGCATTATTGCAGACCCAAAAGCCATGAATGAGTCGGATTTTAATCGTTGGATGGATGGAGCGTATTTTTATATGCTTTCCGATTATGTGGTGGCCGTAACTTTATCAGAATCAGATCTTGCACAAGATGTTGCAGACAAATGGATTTCAAGCGGCGATGACCTGAGAATGTCAGCGGGCTGGAGTTGCTATTGCTGGCTTTTAGGCAATCGCCAAGACGATGAATTTTCCGATATAAAGATTTCCAATCAGGTTGATCTCGTGAAAGATCTTATTCATGATTCGCCTGAACGAACGAAATCCTCTATGAATAATTTTCTATGCAATGTGGGGATTTCGTATTTGCCGCTACACGAAAAGGCAGTCGACACCGCAAAGAAAGTTGGGACAGTAGAAGTTAAACGGGACAAGAAGAAAAACAGTTACTTAAATGCTGCCGAGAGTATTGAAAAAGAAATTCAAAGAGGGCGGCTCGGTTTCAAACGCAAATATGTAAGATGTTAA
- a CDS encoding PTS lactose/cellobiose transporter subunit IIA, protein MEGMEAVAFQIISNVGTAKSLIMEALYEARDGRYDEAEEKLKDSRTYMLEGHHAHSGLIQQEASGQKVEFSLLLMHAEDQMMSAETVSDLVTEMIKMYREMRQNKNGGVSF, encoded by the coding sequence ATGGAAGGGATGGAAGCGGTAGCGTTTCAGATTATCAGTAATGTAGGGACAGCAAAAAGCTTGATTATGGAGGCTTTATATGAAGCAAGGGATGGCAGGTATGATGAGGCCGAGGAAAAGCTGAAAGATTCGCGGACTTATATGCTGGAAGGCCACCATGCCCATTCGGGTCTCATCCAGCAGGAGGCCTCTGGACAAAAAGTGGAATTTTCACTGCTGCTTATGCATGCAGAAGATCAAATGATGAGTGCAGAGACGGTAAGTGACCTAGTTACTGAAATGATTAAAATGTATCGTGAAATGAGACAAAATAAAAATGGTGGGGTGTCGTTTTGA
- a CDS encoding PTS sugar transporter subunit IIC — protein MGFMASFERVMEKALVPVAAKLNSQRHIVAIRDAFILAFPITLAGSLIVLLNFAVLAPDGFIAKLLFLNKLFPNLADYQQVFAPVLNGSTSILSIFIVFLIARNIAIAMKADDLLCGLTALSTFFIVYPAYTVVDGANFLSTQWVGAQGLFVAMIIGLLVGEIFSRLSRSKRLQITMPASVPPAIARTFKVLFPIVIITVLFSVGNAIILAIYPNGIHELIYAAIQTPLKNLGTNIFSLVLLAIVSNLLWVFGIHGPNTIAAIREGMFAEAGLENLNYVAAHGSAWGAPYPVTWAINDAFANYGGSGMTLGLIIAIFIASRRQDYRDIGKLSIAPGIFNINEPIIFGLPVVLNPILIFPFILVPAVNILIGYIAISTKLIPPIAYAVPWTTPGPLIAFFGTGGNWMALFIGLICLAVSTLVYLPFVLASNKAASIQQSSESSNNDLPA, from the coding sequence ATGGGATTCATGGCTAGTTTTGAGCGTGTAATGGAAAAAGCCCTTGTTCCGGTTGCGGCTAAATTGAACTCGCAAAGGCATATTGTCGCGATTCGAGATGCATTTATATTGGCTTTTCCCATCACACTGGCAGGTTCATTGATTGTTCTCTTGAATTTTGCTGTGCTGGCTCCGGATGGGTTCATTGCTAAACTGCTGTTCTTGAATAAATTATTTCCTAATTTAGCAGATTACCAGCAAGTATTTGCACCAGTATTGAATGGTTCAACTAGCATTTTATCCATTTTCATCGTTTTTCTGATTGCCAGGAATATAGCGATAGCCATGAAGGCAGATGATCTTCTATGCGGTTTGACCGCCCTTTCAACGTTTTTCATCGTCTATCCTGCTTATACCGTCGTGGACGGGGCCAATTTTCTTTCCACCCAATGGGTTGGCGCCCAAGGACTCTTCGTAGCGATGATCATCGGCTTGCTTGTCGGTGAGATATTCAGTCGATTGTCCAGATCGAAGCGCCTGCAAATCACGATGCCCGCTTCCGTACCGCCGGCCATCGCTAGAACGTTCAAGGTTCTTTTTCCCATCGTCATCATTACGGTTCTGTTCTCAGTCGGTAATGCAATCATACTAGCTATCTATCCAAATGGGATACATGAATTGATTTATGCAGCGATTCAAACTCCATTGAAAAACTTGGGGACGAATATTTTCTCATTGGTGCTCTTGGCCATCGTGTCCAATCTCCTCTGGGTTTTCGGAATTCATGGTCCCAATACGATCGCGGCGATCAGAGAAGGAATGTTTGCCGAGGCAGGGCTCGAGAACCTGAACTATGTGGCCGCACATGGATCGGCTTGGGGTGCGCCATACCCTGTCACGTGGGCCATCAATGATGCATTCGCCAACTACGGGGGATCTGGCATGACCTTGGGGTTGATCATTGCGATTTTCATTGCATCGAGGAGACAGGATTACCGTGATATCGGAAAGCTATCCATTGCCCCGGGCATCTTTAACATCAACGAACCGATCATTTTTGGATTGCCCGTCGTACTTAATCCAATCTTGATCTTCCCCTTCATCCTGGTGCCTGCTGTAAACATCTTGATTGGCTATATCGCCATCAGCACGAAGCTGATACCACCTATTGCCTATGCTGTGCCGTGGACGACCCCTGGTCCGCTCATTGCATTCTTCGGAACAGGCGGGAACTGGATGGCCCTGTTCATTGGTCTCATTTGCCTAGCCGTATCAACGCTAGTCTACCTGCCATTCGTGCTGGCTTCCAATAAGGCGGCATCCATCCAGCAATCATCAGAATCCAGTAATAATGACTTACCGGCATAG
- a CDS encoding 6-phospho-beta-glucosidase, which translates to MKNGIKIVTIGGGSSYTPELIEGFIKRYDELPVREIWLVDINKGKDKLNIVGNLAKRMVEKAGLPIDIHLTLNRREALKDADFVTTQFRVGLLDARAKDERIPLKYDVIGQETNGPGGLFKGLRTIPVILEICKDMEELCPDAWLVNFTNPAGMVTEAVLRYSPIKKVVGLCNVPIGMKMGIAKALDVDASRVQVDFAGLNHMVFGLDVYLDGKSVKEEVITALGNPQNEMTMNNIAGFAWDRDFIKGIGLIPCGYHRYYFKTDEMLAEEKESSATKGTRAEVVQQLEKDLFELYKDPELNIKPPQLEKRGGAYYSEAACSLIDSIYNDKRDIQPVNTRNNGAIASIPDESAIEINCVITKEGPRPIAIGDLPVAVRGLVQQIKSFERVAAEAAVTGDYQTALVAMTINPLVPSDTIAKKILDEMLEAHKDDLPQFFNEVKS; encoded by the coding sequence TTGAAAAATGGTATAAAAATCGTGACGATTGGCGGGGGTTCCAGCTATACACCTGAATTGATCGAAGGCTTCATCAAACGGTATGACGAGCTTCCAGTACGTGAAATCTGGCTTGTTGATATAAACAAAGGAAAGGACAAGCTGAACATTGTAGGAAATCTTGCGAAAAGGATGGTGGAAAAGGCCGGTCTGCCCATTGACATTCATTTGACCCTGAACCGGCGCGAAGCATTGAAGGATGCGGATTTCGTCACGACACAATTCCGGGTCGGCCTCCTTGACGCAAGAGCTAAGGATGAAAGGATCCCATTGAAATACGATGTAATCGGGCAGGAGACGAATGGACCAGGAGGTCTTTTCAAAGGACTTAGGACGATACCGGTGATCCTTGAAATCTGCAAAGATATGGAGGAGCTATGTCCCGACGCCTGGCTTGTCAACTTTACCAATCCTGCAGGAATGGTTACCGAGGCTGTCTTAAGATATAGTCCCATCAAGAAGGTTGTCGGCTTATGCAACGTCCCGATCGGGATGAAAATGGGCATCGCCAAGGCACTGGATGTTGATGCCAGCAGGGTCCAGGTCGATTTTGCCGGATTGAATCATATGGTATTCGGTCTTGATGTGTATCTGGACGGAAAAAGCGTGAAGGAAGAAGTGATAACGGCACTTGGAAATCCGCAAAATGAAATGACGATGAATAATATCGCGGGCTTTGCCTGGGATCGTGATTTCATTAAAGGAATCGGCCTTATCCCATGTGGATACCACCGTTATTATTTCAAGACAGATGAAATGCTTGCTGAGGAAAAGGAGTCTTCAGCCACAAAAGGAACGCGGGCCGAAGTCGTTCAGCAACTGGAAAAGGACTTATTCGAATTGTACAAAGATCCGGAACTGAATATAAAGCCGCCTCAATTGGAAAAGCGCGGCGGAGCGTATTACAGCGAAGCCGCGTGCAGCCTCATCGACTCGATTTATAATGATAAGCGGGACATTCAGCCGGTCAATACAAGGAATAATGGTGCCATTGCAAGCATTCCGGATGAATCAGCCATTGAAATCAATTGTGTGATTACGAAGGAGGGACCAAGACCGATTGCAATTGGCGACCTCCCTGTAGCGGTTCGTGGACTGGTCCAGCAAATTAAATCTTTTGAGAGAGTGGCTGCAGAAGCGGCGGTGACTGGGGATTATCAAACAGCATTGGTAGCGATGACGATTAATCCGCTCGTTCCATCGGACACCATTGCCAAAAAAATATTGGATGAAATGCTCGAAGCTCATAAAGATGACCTGCCGCAATTTTTTAATGAAGTGAAATCCTGA